The following are from one region of the Amylibacter sp. IMCC11727 genome:
- the asnB gene encoding asparagine synthase (glutamine-hydrolyzing): MCGIAGVIGTQKYTKSDVARMIDCIAYRGPDEQDVVQIGPALLGHARLAVVDPENGGQPMSNTDDTVWVVFNGEIYNFIELREDLKSKGYQFKSRCDTEVLVHLWREKGVAMLDDLIGMFAFCLWDTKQNKGILARDRQGIKPCYLMDLPDGGFAFGSEIKTILSLPGISPEIDDIGVNLMHSFNYCPPPRTCYKGITHLAPGTYLEIAPDGSRTSHQYWSWPIGQEAQPMTHDAFGALLDDAIRLQMRFDVKGCLFLSGGVDSSVIAAHLRHQWNAPSMLAFGLDCREEGYGEYHLAQQVAAQFDTIDLHPIQYDHSIVPDNISAVLHHADQPHGDFSFFLIRRLCQAAHEAGVIVAMNGDGPDEVLSGFSHNQAFFNEPQNKEFPIAKYFDQICFMPEAARARVLNADFRASLDKPIETFEEILAPWGHLDPVDQIAAYECTSLSPGNNLIKTDRMGAGQSIEGRSPFMDHRVSEALARLPLEDKMRDGVSKLYLKDYGLRHFDRDLMFRKKSMPTMPIGEWIKGPLEDWARDTLATLDPSRYNVAGAVQMFEDHKGGKANHTRELRTLLMSAHWMRQLAAA; the protein is encoded by the coding sequence ATGTGTGGAATAGCTGGCGTTATCGGAACCCAGAAATATACCAAATCAGACGTTGCACGGATGATCGATTGCATCGCTTACCGTGGGCCTGATGAACAAGACGTGGTTCAGATTGGTCCAGCCTTGCTCGGTCATGCGCGTTTGGCTGTGGTTGATCCTGAAAATGGCGGGCAACCGATGTCTAATACGGATGACACGGTTTGGGTTGTCTTCAACGGCGAAATCTACAATTTCATCGAATTGCGCGAAGACCTGAAGTCAAAAGGCTATCAGTTCAAATCGCGCTGCGACACCGAAGTCTTAGTGCATCTGTGGCGCGAAAAAGGTGTGGCCATGCTCGATGATCTGATCGGGATGTTTGCCTTTTGCCTGTGGGACACAAAACAGAACAAAGGGATTTTGGCGCGCGACCGTCAGGGGATTAAACCTTGCTACCTGATGGATTTGCCAGACGGTGGTTTTGCGTTCGGCTCCGAGATCAAAACGATCCTGTCTTTGCCAGGCATTTCGCCAGAGATTGACGATATCGGCGTCAACCTGATGCACAGCTTTAATTACTGTCCGCCACCACGCACCTGTTACAAGGGGATCACCCATCTTGCCCCTGGCACGTATTTGGAAATCGCCCCAGATGGGTCGCGCACATCGCACCAATATTGGTCATGGCCTATTGGTCAAGAGGCGCAACCGATGACACACGACGCGTTTGGCGCGTTGCTCGATGATGCAATTCGGTTGCAGATGCGGTTTGACGTAAAGGGCTGTTTGTTCCTCTCAGGGGGCGTTGATAGCTCTGTGATCGCCGCCCATTTGCGCCACCAGTGGAATGCGCCGAGCATGTTGGCCTTTGGTCTTGATTGCCGCGAAGAAGGCTATGGTGAATATCATTTGGCACAACAGGTTGCTGCGCAATTTGACACGATTGATCTGCACCCAATCCAATATGATCATTCGATTGTACCCGATAATATTTCTGCGGTGCTGCATCACGCTGATCAGCCACATGGTGATTTTTCGTTCTTCCTTATCCGCCGTCTGTGCCAAGCGGCACATGAAGCGGGTGTCATTGTAGCCATGAACGGTGATGGACCTGATGAAGTTTTGTCAGGGTTTTCGCACAACCAAGCGTTTTTCAATGAGCCCCAAAACAAGGAATTTCCGATCGCAAAGTACTTTGATCAAATTTGCTTTATGCCAGAGGCCGCACGCGCCCGTGTGTTGAACGCAGATTTCCGTGCGTCTTTGGACAAGCCGATTGAAACGTTCGAGGAAATTCTTGCACCTTGGGGCCATCTGGACCCAGTCGATCAAATTGCGGCTTATGAATGTACATCACTCAGCCCAGGCAACAATCTGATCAAAACCGATCGCATGGGGGCTGGGCAATCTATTGAGGGGCGGTCTCCGTTTATGGATCACCGCGTATCAGAGGCATTGGCCCGCCTGCCTTTAGAAGACAAAATGCGCGATGGCGTGAGCAAACTCTACCTGAAAGATTACGGCTTGCGCCACTTTGATCGGGATTTGATGTTCCGTAAAAAATCCATGCCAACCATGCCGATTGGAGAATGGATCAAAGGCCCGCTCGAAGATTGGGCGCGGGATACTTTGGCCACGCTGGACCCATCGCGGTACAATGTTGCAGGTGCAGTTCAAATGTTTGAAGATCACAAGGGCGGCAAAGCAAACCATACACGCGAATTGCGAACCTTGTTGATGAGCGCCCATTGGATGCGCCAACTCGCGGCGGCGTAA
- a CDS encoding aminotransferase class I/II-fold pyridoxal phosphate-dependent enzyme — MLLDQYLLGPHAKLHEAISALEQGPVKLCVIVDEQGKVIRTVTNGDVRRALLQGLDLDSPVTDFPGQHPILLPDDASDADALATLDEHSIDVVVLVDENGRPTRFIDRLSLSKMLYLSPPHMGNGEAGYVQLAFEENYVAPAGSNLTAFESALCAFSGRKHALAVSSGTAGLHLALRVLDITAGDRVYVSDLTFVASVQPILYEQATPVLIDAEPVTWNMSPQALGRALARDAAAGTLPKAIIVVHLYGQSADMDAIMALANQYEVPVVEDAAESLGATYGNLASGAHGLLSVYSFNGNKIITTSGGGALMSDRADLMARAQKLSTQGRDDAEHYQHTEIAYNYRMSNVLAGIGRGQLEVLNERVAARRAIYDRYVEGLGDIPGLGFQAECTNSQGNRWLTVISLDPDQVPLHVYQLMRALRNNGVETRPAWKPMQMQPLLAGAEFEPHSLDESVGTSVFLRTLCLPSGSAMSVKEQDGVIASIRSVLSEGFAS; from the coding sequence ATGCTTTTGGATCAGTATCTTTTGGGCCCCCATGCCAAATTGCATGAGGCCATTTCGGCCCTAGAGCAAGGTCCCGTGAAACTGTGTGTTATCGTTGATGAACAGGGCAAAGTGATCCGCACTGTTACGAACGGCGATGTCAGACGTGCGCTGTTACAGGGTCTGGATTTAGACTCCCCCGTTACAGATTTTCCAGGACAACACCCGATACTTTTACCTGATGATGCCAGCGATGCGGATGCACTGGCCACGTTGGACGAACACAGTATCGACGTTGTGGTTTTGGTGGATGAGAACGGGCGACCAACCCGTTTCATTGACCGTTTGAGCCTGTCCAAAATGCTGTACCTTTCGCCGCCGCATATGGGCAATGGCGAAGCAGGCTATGTGCAGTTGGCCTTTGAAGAAAACTACGTTGCACCAGCGGGCAGCAACCTGACTGCATTTGAATCGGCATTATGCGCGTTTTCAGGTCGCAAACATGCGCTGGCCGTATCTTCTGGCACGGCAGGATTGCACCTGGCGCTGCGGGTTTTGGATATCACAGCAGGGGATCGGGTTTACGTTTCAGATTTGACATTTGTTGCATCGGTGCAGCCCATTTTATACGAACAGGCAACCCCCGTGTTGATCGATGCAGAGCCCGTTACGTGGAACATGTCGCCCCAAGCACTGGGACGGGCATTGGCGCGTGATGCGGCGGCTGGCACGTTGCCCAAAGCGATCATCGTGGTGCATCTTTATGGGCAATCGGCAGATATGGATGCGATTATGGCTTTGGCCAATCAGTATGAAGTGCCCGTTGTCGAAGACGCCGCAGAAAGCCTTGGTGCAACCTATGGCAACCTCGCTTCTGGAGCGCACGGATTGCTGAGTGTTTATTCCTTTAATGGTAATAAAATCATTACAACTTCGGGCGGTGGTGCGTTGATGTCTGATCGCGCGGATCTGATGGCTCGGGCGCAAAAACTGTCAACACAGGGTCGCGATGACGCGGAACACTATCAGCACACCGAAATTGCGTATAATTACCGAATGTCCAATGTTCTGGCAGGGATTGGGCGCGGTCAGCTCGAAGTATTAAACGAACGGGTTGCGGCCCGCCGCGCAATCTATGATCGCTATGTCGAGGGTTTGGGCGATATTCCAGGACTTGGATTTCAGGCTGAATGTACAAACAGCCAAGGCAACCGTTGGCTGACCGTTATTTCTTTGGACCCTGATCAGGTGCCGTTACATGTGTATCAGCTGATGAGAGCCTTGCGCAATAATGGTGTTGAAACGCGACCCGCATGGAAGCCAATGCAAATGCAACCCCTGCTAGCAGGAGCAGAGTTCGAACCTCATTCGCTGGACGAGTCTGTTGGAACTTCGGTTTTCTTGCGCACGCTATGTCTGCCGTCTGGCTCTGCCATGAGCGTAAAAGAACAAGACGGTGTCATTGCATCTATCCGATCCGTGTTGAGCGAAGGATTTGCATCATGA